The following is a genomic window from Devosia neptuniae.
GGTGTAGCGCGGGCCCTTGCGCTTGGCCGCGGCGACACGCACCTTGGGCTCGCTGAGCTTGAGGCGATAATTGGGATCGGCCTCGGCCTTTTCGATTTCCTCGCGCGTCAGCTGGCCGTTCTGGATCGGGTTCACACCCATGATCCCGCCTGCGACGTCACCGTCGGCAATGCCCTGGACTTCCAGCGGATGCAGCGTGCAAAAGGCCGCGATCTGCTCGAATGACAGCGCAGTGTTGTCGACGAGCCAAACGGCGGTCGCCTTGGGCATCAACAGGGGCTGGGTCATATACATAACTCCTCGTGGCGCGGCCGGTATTCCTCCGGACCGCTCCGCCTCGTGCTTCATTGCTGAGGGGAACAGATGCCTAATATATGGCTTGCTCGGCCAATCTGCAATGAGATTGTAACTATAGTGATGGGGTAGAGATCACAACGTTGCCCCAAACGCCGTCACCAGCACGATCTTGCCGATATGCTGTCGCGCCTCCATGGCCGCATGCGCCGCTGGCGCGTCCGCCAATGCAAAATTTGTCACGCGCGGCCGGCGGAATCCTGGCGCCGCCAGTGCCGGCAATAAATCGGTCCGGATACGCGCCGCGACACTTGCCTTGAATTCCGCAGACTGCGGCCGCAGCGTCGATCCCGACAGCGTCAATTGCTTGGCCATCAGCAGGCCCAGTGACAGCTCGGCCTTGCCGCCCTCCAGCGTCGAGACCTGGACGATATGCCCGCCTCGCGTCGAGGCGGCGATATTGGTTTGGGCCATGGCGCCGCCGATAATATCGACCACGCGGTCAACGCCGTTGCCGTCCGTTAGCGCCAATGCACGAGCAGCGATGTCCTCGCTGGTATAGTCGATCACCGCCACGGCCCCGAGTTCGCGGGCATAGTCCGCCTTTTCGCGCGAGGAGACCACGGCAATGGCTTTGGCGCCCAAAATCGTCGCGATCTGGATGGCCGCTCCACCAATGCCGCCGGCTGCGCCGTGCACCAGCACGCTCATGCCCGCGGTAAGCCCGGCGCGCATCACCAGGGTCTGGGTGATGGTGAACCAGGTTTCGGGCAGGGCCGCCGCCTCGCTCAAAAGCCACTGGTCTGGTACCGGCAGCACCTGGCCGGCCGGCACAGCCACATATTCGGCATAGCCACCGCCATTGGTCAGTGCCATTACCCGGTCGCCAAGCCGCCAGCCGGTCACCGCCGCGCCGATGGCGGCAATTTCGCCGGCGACTTCAAGGCCGGGCAGGGGTGAGGCGCCGGGCGGTGGATCGTAATGGCCACGGCGCTGCGCCAAGTCGGGGCCGTTGACACCGGCCGCCGCAACCCGGACCAGCACGTCGTTGGCGCCCAGATCGGGCAATTCCTGCTGTCGTGCCGTCAAGACTTCAGGGCCGCCGGGGCTGGCGATGGCGATCACGGTCATGCTGTCGGGAAAGGTCATGGCGATATGCTGGACGAAGTGATCTTGCCCGGCAAGAGCGGTGCGCTATCCTATGGCAAGACAACAGGAGGCTGAGCATGGATGACGAGGAAGTCAGCAAGCCAAAGCGCCACGAAGTGGGCATGCCGATCGATACCATGTCGGTGGAAGAATTGAGCGAGCGTATCGGGCTGCTCGAAGCCGAGATCGCCCGGCTGCGTACGGCCATCGAAGCGCGCGGCGCCACGCGCAAGGCGGCCAACGCGGTGTTCAAGTTCTAACCAGCGGAGCGGTCAACGCTCCGCAAATTTACAGGGTTAAGAAATCGACACGCTTTAACCGGCAATTAATGTTTGCGCGGTAACCTCTCATTATTCAGGTTCTTCTGAATTTTTCAGAGTGGTTTCTCCCTCTGTTTGACGCCTCCCTGTTAACTTCGAGAGCCGTTCTTACGGCTCTTTTTTCTTTTTCAGGGCCGTTTTGTCGTCACTATCATCATGTTCTTAAAGCTCTTTTCAGCTTGATGCGAAGTGGCGGGTGACGCTTGCAGCGTTTGCGCCTAGCATAGAACAATGAGCGAGGAGGTCGCGTGACGGAACTGAGCGAAAAGGGCCAGGCGATTGCCATCGGGCCGCGCATCGTGGCGTCCGGCGGGTTTGACCTGCTGTATCGCGAAGGCATGGCGCTGATCGAGGAGGTCGCCGCCTATCTCGATGGCGAGGGCCGCGGCGATAGCCGCATCCTGGGCCGGGAAGCCTCGTTCCTTTATGCCACCGAATCGATGCGCCTGACCACGCGGCTGATGCAGCTGGCCTCGTGGCTGTTGCTGCAGCGCGCAGTCAACGAAGGTGAAATCACCAAGGAAAATGCCCGCTCCGAAAAGGAGAAGGTCAAATTCTCCGCCACGCCATCCGAACGCGGCGGGCCGGGCTATGCCCAATTGCCGGCGCCGTTGCGCGATTATATCGACAAGGGCGACCGCCTGTTTGACCGGGTGATGCAGTTCGACACGCTGGAGCGTGGCAAGCTGCCCGAGCTCGATATCGGCGTCGCCAATGGTATTGCCGATCAGTTGGCGCGCCTCAAGGCAGCGTTCGGGCGGGCCTAGGCACCGCGCGGGCCGAAATAGATCACGGCCGCACCCAATAGGCAGATCAGCACACCAGCAATATCCCAGAGATCGGGCCGAACGCGTTCGATCGTTACCATGAAAATCACCGAAGCGGCGATGTAGATGCCGCCATAGACGGCGAAAATCCGGCCGGCGCTGTCGGTTCCGGTCAAGGCCAGGCACCAGGCGAAGAGGCCCAGCAGAACCAAAGCCGGCGCCCAATACCAAGCCTGGCCAAGGCGCAGGGCTTGCCAGACCAGGTAGCAGCCACCGATTTCAAGCACGGCAGCGGCGGCAAACAGCAAGGCGCGCATGGCGATCCCCCAAATCTTGCAAAGGATAAGGGCTTGCCGGCAAAAGAAAAACCCGGCACTAGGCCGGGCTT
Proteins encoded in this region:
- a CDS encoding NAD(P)H-quinone oxidoreductase; this translates as MTFPDSMTVIAIASPGGPEVLTARQQELPDLGANDVLVRVAAAGVNGPDLAQRRGHYDPPPGASPLPGLEVAGEIAAIGAAVTGWRLGDRVMALTNGGGYAEYVAVPAGQVLPVPDQWLLSEAAALPETWFTITQTLVMRAGLTAGMSVLVHGAAGGIGGAAIQIATILGAKAIAVVSSREKADYARELGAVAVIDYTSEDIAARALALTDGNGVDRVVDIIGGAMAQTNIAASTRGGHIVQVSTLEGGKAELSLGLLMAKQLTLSGSTLRPQSAEFKASVAARIRTDLLPALAAPGFRRPRVTNFALADAPAAHAAMEARQHIGKIVLVTAFGATL
- a CDS encoding DUF1192 domain-containing protein; translation: MDDEEVSKPKRHEVGMPIDTMSVEELSERIGLLEAEIARLRTAIEARGATRKAANAVFKF
- the rcdA gene encoding protease adaptor protein RcdA; translation: MTELSEKGQAIAIGPRIVASGGFDLLYREGMALIEEVAAYLDGEGRGDSRILGREASFLYATESMRLTTRLMQLASWLLLQRAVNEGEITKENARSEKEKVKFSATPSERGGPGYAQLPAPLRDYIDKGDRLFDRVMQFDTLERGKLPELDIGVANGIADQLARLKAAFGRA
- a CDS encoding YnfA family protein, whose amino-acid sequence is MRALLFAAAAVLEIGGCYLVWQALRLGQAWYWAPALVLLGLFAWCLALTGTDSAGRIFAVYGGIYIAASVIFMVTIERVRPDLWDIAGVLICLLGAAVIYFGPRGA